Proteins encoded within one genomic window of Salipaludibacillus agaradhaerens:
- the bla gene encoding class A beta-lactamase gives MKITKLTCTILLGTFLFFGCSSDQEQASSDQQESEKTTPTVEDTFSQLEGEYDARLGVYALDTGTGKTVTYRSDERFIYASTHKPLSVGVLLQQKSIADLDELITYSSEDLVNYNPITENHIDSGLTLKELSDASIRYSDNTAANLIFHEIGGPEGFKEGLRAIGDNVTEPERIEPELNDVEPGDIQDTSTPEALAKSLQQFTLGDALADDKQALLIDWLKRNTTGDALIRAGVPEGWEVGDKTGSGSYGTRNDIGIIWPPDRDPIILSVLTSKEERDAEHDDALIARATEEVINILFETE, from the coding sequence ATGAAGATCACAAAATTAACATGTACCATTCTCTTAGGAACCTTTCTATTTTTCGGATGTTCGAGTGACCAGGAACAGGCCAGTTCTGATCAACAAGAATCTGAAAAAACCACTCCGACGGTAGAAGACACCTTTAGCCAATTAGAGGGAGAATACGATGCCCGATTAGGAGTTTATGCATTAGACACGGGTACAGGTAAGACGGTTACATATCGTTCTGATGAGCGTTTTATCTATGCATCTACCCACAAACCACTCTCTGTTGGCGTCCTTCTTCAGCAAAAATCGATAGCGGATTTAGATGAACTCATCACCTATTCAAGTGAAGATTTAGTCAACTACAATCCGATAACAGAAAATCATATCGATTCAGGATTGACATTAAAAGAGCTTAGTGATGCCTCGATTCGCTACAGTGATAACACAGCTGCCAATTTAATTTTTCATGAAATCGGTGGACCGGAAGGCTTTAAAGAAGGACTTCGAGCCATTGGAGATAATGTAACCGAGCCTGAAAGAATAGAACCTGAATTAAATGATGTAGAACCTGGGGACATTCAAGATACGAGTACACCGGAAGCATTGGCAAAAAGCCTGCAACAATTTACTTTAGGAGATGCACTAGCAGACGATAAACAAGCGTTACTAATCGATTGGCTCAAGAGAAACACAACGGGTGACGCTCTTATCCGTGCAGGCGTACCAGAAGGTTGGGAAGTTGGGGACAAAACGGGCTCTGGCTCTTATGGGACTCGCAACGACATCGGCATCATCTGGCCGCCAGACAGAGACCCGATTATCCTTTCCGTACTAACAAGTAAAGAAGAACGAGATGCAGAGCACGATGATGCCCTTATCGCAAGAGCAACAGAAGAAGTCATTAACATTCTTTTTGAGACAGAGTAA
- a CDS encoding ABC transporter ATP-binding protein: MSDIILNVQQLHKDYVGEVNYKALKGIDFQLKRNEFVSVMGPSGSGKTTFLNCISTIDRPTNGSMTINQKDPYELNDEDLAKFRRSELGFVFQDFNLVHTLTVEENILLPLTLDAVNGKEMTTRLAEVVKFLGIEDIMKKRTFEISGGQKQRVAIARAVIHEPSLLLADEPTGNLDSKAANSVMTLFQSIHETFQTSLLMVTHDPYVASFAERVIFMQDGMLYNEIQKGDHKQQFYQEIVDTLTFLGGGYHEL; this comes from the coding sequence CAACTCCATAAAGATTATGTGGGAGAGGTGAACTATAAAGCGTTAAAAGGCATTGACTTTCAACTAAAACGTAATGAATTTGTCTCTGTAATGGGTCCATCTGGAAGTGGGAAGACGACATTTTTAAATTGTATATCAACGATAGACCGTCCGACAAATGGTTCTATGACAATTAATCAAAAAGATCCATATGAACTGAATGATGAAGATCTTGCAAAGTTTCGACGAAGTGAATTGGGTTTTGTTTTTCAAGATTTTAACTTGGTTCACACATTAACTGTAGAAGAAAACATTTTATTACCATTGACACTCGATGCCGTGAATGGAAAAGAAATGACAACCCGTTTAGCGGAAGTCGTTAAGTTTTTAGGGATTGAAGACATTATGAAGAAGAGAACCTTTGAGATTTCAGGGGGACAGAAGCAACGTGTGGCCATTGCACGAGCAGTTATTCATGAGCCTAGTTTATTATTAGCAGATGAGCCGACTGGGAATCTGGACTCTAAAGCAGCCAATAGTGTGATGACACTATTTCAATCCATTCACGAAACGTTTCAAACCTCTTTATTAATGGTCACACATGATCCGTATGTTGCCAGTTTTGCTGAGCGTGTGATTTTTATGCAAGACGGGATGCTCTACAATGAAATACAGAAGGGTGACCACAAGCAGCAATTCTATCAAGAAATTGTAGATACACTGACATTTCTGGGCGGTGGCTATCATGAGCTTTAA
- a CDS encoding putative holin-like toxin has translation MITVFEALSLMLSFGIFVIALLAFNHKK, from the coding sequence ATGATAACTGTGTTTGAAGCATTATCGCTTATGTTGTCGTTTGGCATATTTGTTATAGCGCTACTGGCTTTTAACCACAAAAAATAA
- a CDS encoding FtsX-like permease family protein — protein MSFNHIVIQNIVRDKWTYISYFLSSVFSILVFFFFLITAFHPMMEAIDTNSTLGIVMILCSMIVYIFSFVFIIYSMLAFLKKKTKSLGVFIISGASTKQVQKMVFRENMLIAFAAIITAIVVGLIVSPLFLMVVKNVLEADSFGMYVPIQAIAMTFILFSVLFLIVSKITTRFIKKEEAVQLLKADVTQEKLIRPTPWRLILSILVSAVLLLPLKVSPDVVESLGIVYIMMLFISLLMTIYIVLTQGILFTIRRLQKSASYYKKTNMLFVSNLQAKGNSHAHVIYLLSILLLAVFVTTSVLYSSYYNVEENTEAVYPYSFQYISHPNNPIEKEQQDIEFMETTLEQTEGDVDAYQSAFKTDEDRRIGFLSNTYFNALGTHEAITLSDNEYYVVAGNAGVMPNTDAIQDYVDDPLQYVGLEERMILVSGFRAVYYVIPDAIYDALNYPEYHVFAYELKDWTEKRDVAEKIEAQIMTVPGERYVSSKIALYAEELFVKRVIFFIGFMLSLIFLSAAMSILYFYLQTSLAGEKEKYLGMRKIGLSMKEVRVIVTRELSILIFVPFTIAAMLLFTVLFSIRDAFSTAFFQMTTVGVGIILLLFTLSFLIIRTAYFKKLVE, from the coding sequence ATGAGCTTTAATCATATTGTCATTCAAAATATAGTACGGGATAAATGGACCTATATTTCCTATTTTCTGAGCAGTGTCTTTTCGATTTTAGTCTTTTTCTTTTTTTTGATTACGGCATTTCATCCGATGATGGAAGCTATCGATACGAATAGCACACTTGGAATCGTCATGATCCTTTGTAGTATGATTGTCTATATTTTTTCTTTTGTATTTATTATTTATTCGATGCTGGCTTTTTTAAAGAAGAAAACCAAAAGCCTTGGCGTCTTTATCATTTCTGGAGCATCGACGAAGCAAGTGCAGAAAATGGTATTCCGAGAAAATATGCTGATTGCTTTTGCTGCAATTATAACAGCCATTGTTGTTGGATTAATCGTTTCTCCTCTGTTTTTAATGGTCGTTAAAAATGTCTTAGAGGCAGATAGCTTTGGCATGTATGTACCAATACAAGCTATTGCCATGACATTCATTTTATTTAGTGTTTTATTTTTAATTGTTTCCAAAATAACGACACGATTTATCAAGAAGGAAGAAGCTGTACAACTGTTAAAAGCAGATGTCACACAGGAAAAATTAATACGTCCAACACCATGGAGACTTATTTTATCCATCTTAGTGAGTGCAGTTTTATTACTACCTCTCAAAGTGAGCCCAGATGTTGTTGAAAGCTTAGGCATTGTTTATATTATGATGTTGTTTATCAGTCTGTTAATGACGATTTATATTGTATTAACCCAAGGCATCTTGTTTACGATTCGGAGATTGCAAAAAAGCGCCTCGTATTACAAAAAAACAAATATGTTATTTGTATCGAATTTACAAGCCAAAGGCAATTCACATGCTCATGTCATTTATTTGCTCAGTATTTTACTGCTTGCCGTATTTGTGACGACGAGTGTTTTGTATAGTTCGTATTATAATGTCGAAGAAAATACGGAAGCTGTCTATCCGTATAGCTTTCAATATATTTCACATCCAAATAACCCTATAGAAAAAGAACAGCAAGACATTGAATTTATGGAGACAACCCTTGAGCAAACAGAGGGAGATGTCGATGCTTATCAATCTGCGTTCAAAACAGACGAAGACCGCAGGATTGGCTTCCTATCGAATACGTATTTCAATGCACTTGGTACACACGAAGCGATAACACTTAGCGACAATGAATATTATGTTGTGGCAGGAAATGCGGGGGTGATGCCAAATACGGATGCCATTCAGGATTATGTGGATGACCCTCTTCAATACGTAGGATTAGAAGAACGGATGATTCTTGTATCAGGCTTTCGAGCAGTATATTATGTTATACCAGATGCGATTTATGACGCACTCAATTATCCAGAATATCATGTGTTTGCCTATGAATTGAAGGATTGGACAGAGAAACGGGATGTAGCAGAAAAAATAGAAGCACAAATTATGACAGTACCAGGTGAGCGATATGTCTCCTCTAAAATTGCATTATATGCTGAGGAGTTATTTGTAAAGAGGGTCATCTTCTTTATTGGTTTTATGCTTAGTCTGATTTTTTTAAGTGCAGCCATGAGTATTCTTTATTTTTACTTGCAGACCTCTTTAGCGGGAGAAAAAGAAAAGTACTTGGGCATGCGCAAAATCGGACTATCTATGAAAGAAGTGCGTGTTATTGTGACAAGAGAATTATCCATACTGATTTTTGTCCCGTTTACAATCGCTGCGATGTTATTATTTACCGTGTTATTCAGTATTCGTGATGCATTTTCAACCGCCTTTTTCCAGATGACTACGGTTGGTGTAGGCATTATTTTACTGTTGTTTACGCTGAGCTTTCTTATTATACGCACGGCATATTTTAAAAAATTGGTAGAGTAA
- a CDS encoding BlaR1 family beta-lactam sensor/signal transducer, protein MTLPHIVLFLVLSTVTITVILLLRKFFYKQLSAKWRYHLWFLLIFALTFPFIPVHLVEIPSLSLIHESEGKPSSSTQDSWRLVDQSENWVNDFGTSVSRFDHSFVQSFFIIIWVIGMVLFFLLALYHYAKLQRLISAATEIKNVKVKKLYSDCIRKLGVKKRPKILETSSVRSPMTFGLFNTYILLPKDMASYLSDDEINYVLLHELHHYKSKHIKVNFLFVLYQIVYWFHPLVWKAFKIMRLDREMACDTEVLHSIDRCDFEKYGKTIIRFVERNKESAILNLATPLLGSEKHIKRRMIHIASFTEESKLLKLKSMFIFIVITLFLIAQFPLLSVTASSSERYLFDDQRAIYEDLSRYFGENEGSFVVYSASNDEYQIYNREKSVMRVSPNSSYKMFTALMALEEGVITGDDSLLEWDGLQYDYEEWHANHDLRTAMSYSVTWYFQELDRQIQRDRIQYYLEMFDYGNKDLSGRLDEYWLESSLKISPIEQVELLQSFYMNEYHFKEKNVQLVKEAIKLEETQEGTLFGKTGTGIVNDRAVNGWFIGFVETETDTYFFATNIQHQDHAYGSKAAEITQAILSSKGIYK, encoded by the coding sequence ATGACATTGCCACATATAGTACTTTTTCTTGTGTTATCAACGGTAACCATCACGGTAATCCTACTCCTAAGGAAATTTTTTTATAAACAATTATCAGCAAAATGGCGCTATCATTTATGGTTTTTGCTTATTTTTGCTTTAACCTTCCCGTTTATACCCGTTCACCTTGTAGAGATCCCAAGCTTGTCTTTGATCCATGAGAGTGAAGGAAAGCCGTCTTCTTCGACTCAGGATAGTTGGCGTTTAGTGGATCAATCGGAAAATTGGGTGAATGATTTTGGCACTTCTGTCAGCCGTTTTGACCATTCATTCGTCCAATCATTTTTCATCATTATTTGGGTTATAGGTATGGTCCTTTTCTTCCTTTTGGCATTGTATCATTATGCAAAGTTACAACGTCTTATATCAGCTGCCACAGAAATAAAAAATGTAAAGGTGAAAAAATTATATAGCGACTGTATACGAAAGCTTGGGGTAAAGAAGCGTCCAAAGATTTTAGAGACTTCGAGTGTACGTTCCCCGATGACATTCGGTTTGTTTAACACCTATATTTTACTGCCAAAGGATATGGCATCCTATTTATCTGATGATGAAATAAACTATGTCTTGCTACATGAACTGCACCATTATAAGAGCAAGCATATTAAAGTAAATTTTTTATTTGTCCTATATCAGATTGTTTATTGGTTTCATCCGCTTGTATGGAAAGCTTTTAAAATAATGCGTCTTGATCGGGAAATGGCTTGCGACACGGAAGTGCTACATTCAATAGATCGATGCGATTTTGAAAAGTATGGAAAGACGATCATTCGATTTGTGGAGAGGAATAAGGAATCAGCTATTTTAAATTTAGCAACGCCATTATTAGGTTCTGAAAAACATATAAAAAGACGGATGATCCATATTGCTTCTTTTACTGAAGAATCGAAACTATTAAAATTAAAAAGTATGTTTATTTTTATCGTTATCACGCTGTTTTTAATCGCTCAATTCCCTCTTTTATCGGTAACCGCTTCTTCTAGTGAGCGCTATTTATTTGATGATCAGCGGGCGATATATGAAGATTTGAGTCGATACTTTGGAGAGAATGAAGGTAGTTTTGTAGTATACAGTGCGAGCAACGATGAATATCAAATTTATAACCGAGAAAAAAGTGTCATGAGAGTCTCTCCTAACTCTTCCTATAAAATGTTCACCGCGTTAATGGCGTTAGAGGAAGGTGTGATTACAGGAGATGATTCACTATTAGAGTGGGACGGCTTACAGTATGATTATGAGGAATGGCATGCCAATCACGACTTAAGAACCGCCATGAGCTACTCGGTCACTTGGTACTTTCAAGAGTTAGATCGACAAATACAAAGAGATCGTATTCAATATTATTTGGAAATGTTCGATTATGGTAATAAAGATCTGTCGGGACGGTTAGACGAGTATTGGCTAGAATCGTCTTTAAAGATTTCGCCTATTGAACAGGTAGAACTCCTTCAATCATTTTATATGAATGAATATCATTTTAAAGAAAAAAATGTACAATTAGTTAAAGAGGCCATAAAGTTAGAAGAAACTCAAGAAGGCACGCTTTTTGGAAAGACCGGTACAGGGATTGTGAATGATCGAGCTGTAAACGGTTGGTTTATAGGATTCGTCGAAACCGAAACGGATACGTATTTCTTTGCAACGAATATCCAACATCAAGATCATGCGTATGGAAGTAAAGCTGCTGAGATTACGCAAGCCATATTAAGTAGCAAAGGGATTTATAAATAA